One region of Limnospira fusiformis SAG 85.79 genomic DNA includes:
- a CDS encoding Uma2 family endonuclease, translating into MTATESLTTLPDHTQLPCEDGTFVKNFQEHPQSILLTDSIRPVLNQIHPDGQYCIGQDSGIYWRITDPPQKGAEAPDWFYVANVPPTLNGKLRRSYVLWQELICPQIIIEFVSGDGSEERDKTAWKGKFWIYETVIRTPYYAIYEVEKSQVEVYRLEGSFYELLTPNNRNHYPIPEMGVELGIWSGIYQNVELPWLRWWDSDGNLLLSGEERAERERQRADRLAARLQELGIDPNEIM; encoded by the coding sequence ATGACTGCCACCGAATCTTTAACGACTCTACCGGATCATACCCAACTTCCCTGTGAAGACGGAACCTTTGTGAAAAACTTTCAAGAACACCCCCAAAGTATCCTATTAACCGATTCTATTCGTCCGGTTCTTAATCAAATACATCCAGACGGACAATATTGCATTGGTCAAGATAGTGGGATTTACTGGCGCATTACAGACCCACCCCAAAAAGGAGCGGAAGCACCGGACTGGTTTTATGTAGCGAATGTTCCCCCGACCCTCAATGGTAAACTGCGACGGTCTTATGTATTGTGGCAAGAATTAATCTGTCCCCAAATCATCATCGAATTTGTATCTGGGGATGGTTCAGAAGAACGAGATAAAACCGCTTGGAAAGGCAAGTTTTGGATTTATGAAACGGTAATAAGAACGCCGTATTATGCCATCTATGAAGTGGAAAAATCTCAGGTAGAAGTGTATCGTTTAGAGGGTAGTTTCTATGAGTTGCTAACCCCAAATAACCGCAATCATTACCCAATTCCCGAAATGGGAGTAGAGTTAGGTATCTGGTCGGGAATATATCAGAACGTGGAATTACCTTGGTTGCGTTGGTGGGATAGTGATGGTAATTTACTGTTATCTGGTGAAGAACGAGCGGAACGGGAACGACAACGAGCCGATCGCCTAGCAGCTCGTTTACAGGAATTGGGAATTGATCCGAATGAAATTATGTGA